A window from Leptothermofonsia sichuanensis E412 encodes these proteins:
- a CDS encoding DUF6930 domain-containing protein, translating into MTPLNRSTCRRLQQLPQLPSVWEGDRRPLAAEVQAGGEWGEAGSSGSQSHGDCILWVDGSMGMVRAMDVVSPDSGPETVVRTLLRAMEHPHNPGTPARPQKIVVRDREILFFLRGVLQDLDIVMDYVPDLPLIDEIFRGLQDAISTRPPQIPPEFAEPLHAKALEIWQLAPWEVLADHQIIGIEINQWDVTTLYASIMGMLGMEYGILLYRSLDSLRRFRQRVLADDSIEQMEEAFLGQDCLFITFECVDDEPVEEANLSTLPMSAVEPVFGNLHPLEGLRSFLYEEEAAVVWVALEAIHRFMRQHRQKFENDEFPAINSRYRIPILESQKPAQADKGSSQISVKVFTLPDLAAELFDLGDSEEEGPSFPVVRDDLVPENSFLSLGVVPWDMLDFLRSGAEYHQPQDVTAAGDGLPVVMIQTSRPKAKTLIQEIKDAGGLQSICFNPGEDPFEGDRYDLGLFQTGNGELHLFGEFGETDPVHVAARKKWDQRCKKTKGYCGLIIARGLTGANRGNPQFQDMMALFETRSLSPKELGLGTLQLAAIEWM; encoded by the coding sequence ATGACTCCGCTTAACCGTTCTACCTGTCGTCGCCTCCAGCAACTACCCCAACTTCCCAGTGTCTGGGAGGGCGATCGCCGTCCATTGGCGGCAGAGGTGCAGGCTGGTGGGGAATGGGGTGAGGCTGGTTCCAGCGGGTCCCAGTCTCATGGAGACTGCATTCTCTGGGTGGATGGCTCCATGGGGATGGTACGAGCAATGGATGTGGTATCGCCAGATAGTGGACCCGAAACCGTTGTACGGACTTTGCTGCGGGCAATGGAACATCCCCATAACCCAGGCACCCCGGCGCGTCCTCAAAAAATTGTGGTGCGCGATCGCGAGATATTGTTTTTTCTACGGGGAGTATTGCAAGATCTGGACATTGTGATGGATTATGTCCCTGACCTGCCTTTGATTGATGAAATTTTTCGCGGTTTACAGGATGCCATCAGTACCCGTCCTCCCCAGATTCCGCCTGAGTTTGCTGAACCGCTCCATGCCAAAGCCCTTGAAATCTGGCAGTTAGCGCCCTGGGAAGTGCTGGCAGACCATCAAATCATTGGGATTGAAATTAACCAGTGGGATGTCACAACCCTCTATGCCTCGATTATGGGGATGTTGGGGATGGAATACGGCATCCTGCTCTATCGCTCCCTTGATTCTTTGCGCCGTTTCCGCCAGCGGGTCCTGGCGGATGACTCGATTGAACAGATGGAAGAGGCTTTTTTGGGACAGGATTGTCTGTTCATTACGTTTGAGTGTGTGGATGACGAGCCGGTAGAAGAAGCTAACCTGTCAACCCTGCCGATGTCTGCCGTTGAACCTGTCTTTGGTAATCTTCATCCGCTGGAAGGCTTGCGATCGTTCCTGTATGAAGAAGAAGCGGCAGTGGTCTGGGTTGCTTTAGAAGCGATCCATCGATTTATGCGTCAGCACCGCCAGAAATTTGAAAACGATGAGTTTCCTGCGATTAACAGCCGTTATCGGATTCCAATCCTGGAGAGCCAGAAGCCAGCGCAAGCGGATAAGGGAAGTTCCCAAATTTCAGTAAAGGTGTTCACATTACCCGATCTGGCGGCTGAGTTATTTGATCTGGGTGATTCTGAGGAAGAGGGTCCCAGCTTTCCGGTAGTGCGGGATGACCTGGTACCAGAAAACTCCTTCCTGAGCCTGGGGGTTGTGCCCTGGGACATGCTGGATTTTCTTCGCTCCGGAGCAGAATATCATCAACCCCAGGATGTAACCGCTGCCGGAGATGGGTTGCCAGTGGTCATGATCCAGACATCCAGACCCAAAGCCAAAACCCTGATTCAGGAAATTAAAGATGCCGGTGGGCTGCAATCCATCTGTTTTAATCCAGGGGAGGATCCGTTTGAGGGCGATCGCTATGATCTGGGATTGTTTCAAACCGGCAACGGAGAATTGCACCTGTTTGGTGAGTTTGGTGAAACAGATCCAGTCCATGTGGCCGCTCGAAAAAAATGGGACCAGCGCTGTAAGAAGACAAAGGGCTATTGTGGCTTGATTATTGCCAGAGGCCTGACCGGAGCCAATCGCGGAAATCCCCAATTTCAGGACATGATGGCACTGTTTGAAACCCGATCTCTTTCTCCGAAGGAACTGGGATTAGGCACTCTGCAACTTGCTGCCATTGAATGGATGTAA
- a CDS encoding GAF domain-containing sensor histidine kinase: MTIPPQPPEQRTLAILSALSYRTGELNSYLLEVAQGVSELIGLDWSVVTFCQEDCERILASTIDLGEAAHEVYSLHGSLTGTVVKTGCSLVVEDATTCSDYGHAPEGYRAYLGVPLRLPSGAVVGTICSFQRQPRHFTQEEVQLAELFAERAATAIDNYQLYQAIRQSEEKFRQLAENMHQVVWMYSHDGQPLYLSPAFEAIWGRSCRDWYENPTIWWQAIHPEDRERVRQAFYQDQAGEFEQEYRIIRPDGSVRLIRDQAFPIRDQAGQIYRIAGIAEDITERKQAEQEMLKAIAALAEVGELAAMIVHEVRNPLTTVLMGLNTIKRLDLPDSIQERLRLSLEEAERIRNLLQEILLYAKPQALQNADIELNGFIAEILEPIRTMPSAMSRRIEFIPSSSPIHLWGDKDKLKQVFINLVDNACQAIAEGDVVTWTVKPDITAHYACVHIHNGGEPIPPEILPKLVKPFYTTRPAGTGLGLAIVKRIVEAHNGEFTITSSPTTGTIATVRIPTKKH, encoded by the coding sequence GTGACCATACCCCCTCAGCCGCCAGAGCAGCGAACCCTGGCAATTTTATCTGCCCTGAGTTACCGGACGGGTGAACTCAATTCCTATCTGCTGGAGGTTGCCCAGGGTGTGAGTGAACTGATTGGGCTGGATTGGTCAGTGGTCACCTTTTGCCAGGAAGACTGTGAACGGATTCTGGCAAGCACCATCGATTTAGGAGAGGCGGCCCATGAAGTGTATAGTCTGCACGGTAGTTTGACCGGCACTGTGGTCAAAACTGGCTGTTCTTTAGTGGTCGAAGATGCAACGACCTGTAGCGATTATGGTCACGCCCCAGAGGGCTATCGGGCTTATCTGGGAGTACCTCTACGGCTGCCTTCAGGGGCAGTGGTTGGCACCATCTGTTCCTTTCAACGACAACCCCGCCACTTTACTCAGGAAGAGGTGCAACTGGCTGAACTGTTTGCGGAACGGGCAGCAACGGCGATTGACAACTATCAGCTTTATCAGGCGATTCGCCAGAGCGAGGAGAAATTTCGCCAACTGGCTGAAAACATGCATCAGGTGGTCTGGATGTATTCCCATGATGGGCAACCCCTCTATCTGAGTCCAGCTTTTGAAGCGATTTGGGGTAGGTCCTGCCGGGATTGGTATGAAAATCCAACCATCTGGTGGCAGGCAATTCACCCAGAGGATCGGGAGCGGGTGCGGCAGGCATTCTATCAGGATCAGGCAGGTGAGTTTGAGCAGGAGTATCGCATTATTCGCCCGGATGGATCAGTGCGTTTGATTCGAGATCAGGCATTTCCAATTCGAGATCAGGCGGGACAAATTTACCGGATTGCTGGCATTGCCGAAGATATTACGGAACGCAAGCAGGCAGAACAGGAAATGTTGAAAGCGATCGCTGCTCTGGCAGAGGTCGGCGAGTTAGCGGCGATGATTGTGCATGAAGTTCGCAATCCCCTGACAACTGTACTGATGGGGTTAAATACCATCAAACGCCTGGATTTGCCAGACTCCATTCAGGAACGACTCAGGCTTTCCCTGGAAGAAGCCGAGCGCATCCGCAATCTTTTACAGGAAATTCTGCTGTACGCCAAACCCCAGGCCCTGCAAAATGCAGACATTGAACTGAATGGATTCATCGCTGAAATCCTGGAACCGATCCGGACGATGCCCTCTGCCATGAGCCGCCGGATTGAATTTATTCCTTCATCCAGTCCGATTCACCTATGGGGTGATAAAGACAAGCTGAAGCAGGTGTTTATTAACCTGGTGGATAATGCCTGTCAGGCGATCGCGGAGGGGGACGTTGTCACCTGGACAGTGAAACCCGATATCACAGCCCATTACGCCTGCGTTCATATTCACAATGGCGGGGAGCCGATTCCCCCTGAAATCCTGCCTAAACTGGTCAAACCCTTTTACACCACCCGACCGGCTGGCACAGGGTTGGGGCTGGCAATTGTGAAGCGAATCGTAGAGGCCCACAATGGGGAGTTCACTATTACATCATCCCCTACCACAGGCACGATCGCCACGGTGCGCATCCCCACCAAAAAGCATTGA
- a CDS encoding lipase family protein has translation MTVDYSKTAKCAVYCQEVYQDFSTIRFGGLTKPPVLIDRKSTDTQCAILSEGEGIVIVFRGSDSSFDWGTNFSTRQERAEFEQKIIQGEIVDAEGKEQIYPYEGTSSSGALMHRGFVNAYFSVRDEIHDYIQSHPVSKVITAGHSLGGALATLCAVDVQYNFSKKLSEIENYTFGAPKVGNEGFRQSFNQRVPKSYRFVYGMDIVAELPRWWQGYRHVDREIRIGPRFSLNFLSARFQDHAIARYIEALKAMAR, from the coding sequence ATGACGGTTGATTATTCCAAAACAGCAAAATGTGCCGTTTACTGCCAGGAAGTTTATCAAGACTTCTCCACCATTCGGTTTGGCGGGCTGACCAAACCGCCTGTTTTGATTGATCGGAAAAGTACAGATACTCAATGCGCCATTTTGTCTGAGGGGGAAGGCATTGTCATTGTGTTTCGGGGTAGCGACTCCTCCTTTGACTGGGGAACCAACTTTTCGACCCGGCAAGAGCGGGCAGAGTTTGAGCAAAAAATTATTCAAGGCGAAATTGTTGATGCGGAAGGCAAAGAGCAAATCTATCCCTACGAAGGCACAAGCAGTTCTGGAGCGCTGATGCACCGGGGTTTTGTGAATGCTTACTTCTCGGTGCGAGATGAAATTCACGATTACATTCAAAGCCATCCGGTTTCTAAGGTCATCACAGCAGGACATAGCCTGGGAGGGGCACTGGCAACCCTTTGTGCTGTTGATGTTCAGTACAACTTCTCGAAGAAACTGAGCGAGATCGAAAACTATACCTTTGGGGCACCCAAAGTGGGAAATGAGGGATTTCGCCAATCCTTTAATCAGCGGGTTCCTAAGAGTTATCGATTTGTATATGGCATGGATATAGTGGCGGAGTTGCCCCGATGGTGGCAGGGCTATCGCCATGTGGACAGGGAAATTCGGATCGGTCCCCGGTTCAGCCTCAACTTTCTTTCTGCCCGCTTCCAGGACCACGCGATCGCCCGCTATATTGAAGCGTTGAAAGCAATGGCCCGTTAG
- a CDS encoding DEAD/DEAH box helicase family protein, whose protein sequence is MARTPTLSYDRGTLILHPPPRGKEWMDYATWDDRVERFRIPAIHYRHLVMALRAAGTELNDQAREFQEIDLIPSLEMEPYPHQQEALEAWKQAGRLGVVVLPTAAGKTYLAQLAMQATRRSTLVMVPTLDLMHQWYAHLVAAFPDGEVGLLGGGSRDRTPILVATYDSAAIQAETLGNRYALLVFDECHHLPSDFNRVIAEYAIAPYRLGLTATPERVDGRHEDLSVLIGPEVYRKRAEELAGTALARHQAIQIMVRLSQKERDRYDDLIRQRNEFLQKSHIFLGNVQGWQRFVQVSAQSTAGRRAMLAHREARAIAFGTEGKLRVLADLLANHFPEKTLIFTDDNATVYRISQEFLIPAITHQTGVKERHDILTRFRQGDYRTLVASRVLNEGVDVPDASVAIVLSGTGSTREYIQRLGRVLRKGDNPGKQAVLYEVVAEDTSEENVSRRRRSTSPDPQSPQLELVPPPAPYLNSPGTVPRAAEPAADWGKQVD, encoded by the coding sequence ATGGCTCGAACTCCCACCCTCTCCTATGATCGCGGTACGTTGATTTTGCATCCTCCTCCGCGGGGGAAGGAATGGATGGACTATGCCACCTGGGACGATCGCGTCGAACGTTTCCGGATTCCAGCCATCCACTATCGCCATCTGGTGATGGCACTGAGAGCGGCGGGTACTGAACTGAACGATCAGGCCAGGGAATTTCAGGAAATTGACCTGATTCCCAGTCTGGAAATGGAACCTTATCCGCACCAGCAGGAAGCCCTGGAAGCCTGGAAACAGGCAGGACGGCTGGGGGTGGTGGTTCTGCCCACGGCGGCTGGAAAAACCTACCTGGCCCAACTGGCAATGCAGGCCACTCGACGCAGTACCCTGGTGATGGTGCCGACGCTGGACTTGATGCACCAGTGGTATGCCCACCTGGTTGCCGCATTTCCCGATGGGGAGGTGGGACTGCTGGGGGGTGGATCAAGGGATCGGACCCCAATTCTGGTGGCGACCTACGACAGTGCGGCTATCCAGGCAGAGACCCTGGGCAATCGGTACGCGCTCCTGGTATTTGATGAATGCCATCATTTGCCGAGTGACTTTAACCGGGTGATTGCAGAGTATGCGATCGCTCCTTATCGCCTGGGGCTGACGGCCACCCCGGAACGTGTGGATGGCAGGCATGAAGATCTGTCGGTCTTGATTGGACCGGAGGTGTATCGAAAAAGGGCAGAAGAACTGGCGGGCACTGCTCTGGCAAGACATCAGGCGATACAGATCATGGTGCGCCTGTCCCAGAAGGAACGCGATCGCTACGATGACTTAATTCGCCAGCGCAATGAGTTTTTACAGAAGTCCCATATTTTTCTGGGCAATGTCCAGGGCTGGCAGCGATTTGTCCAGGTGAGTGCCCAGTCAACAGCCGGACGCCGGGCAATGTTGGCACATCGGGAAGCACGGGCGATCGCCTTTGGCACTGAAGGCAAACTTCGGGTTCTGGCGGATTTGCTGGCGAATCACTTTCCAGAGAAAACCCTGATCTTTACCGATGACAATGCCACCGTTTACCGCATCTCCCAGGAGTTTCTGATCCCGGCCATTACCCACCAGACGGGGGTCAAAGAACGACACGATATCCTTACGCGCTTTCGTCAGGGGGACTATCGCACACTGGTGGCTTCACGGGTGTTGAATGAGGGCGTGGATGTCCCGGATGCCAGCGTGGCGATCGTCCTGTCGGGAACCGGGTCTACCCGCGAATATATCCAGCGATTAGGGCGGGTGCTGCGGAAAGGTGACAATCCAGGGAAGCAGGCCGTGCTTTATGAAGTGGTTGCCGAGGATACCAGCGAAGAAAACGTCTCTCGCCGTCGCCGTTCGACCAGCCCCGATCCTCAGTCTCCCCAGTTGGAACTGGTGCCTCCCCCTGCCCCTTACCTGAACAGTCCTGGCACTGTTCCCCGTGCGGCTGAACCAGCAGCAGATTGGGGCAAACAGGTAGACTGA
- a CDS encoding penicillin acylase family protein has protein sequence MQLYQNAFNSLVQSSNGTSLSTLAGLSDLLRSADQGVGGARDLVRDLVSIVGLRSSAGIPGLTGSVTISREPSGIIHIQAQNEHDLFFSLGFMHAGDRLWQMDFQRRATQGRLSEVAGTATLQQDITSRTLGLYQAAESAYSNLTPAIRQIVDTYTNGINTYLNLNQPLPLEFQVLNYRPDPWQPVDVLAAVKLQSLSQSGNFQSELLRSRLLSQGLSFERIQEIFPPYTGDITILRPEDVARIPGLASAAPGSPALPEVDLSALAPPINVSDATLVSLQEFSATFSPSTFASNNWVVAGNRTTTGLPFLANDPHISLQIPSVWYAAHLQSPTYEAIGATFPGLPGVVIGRNNFISWGITNTQADVQDLYALVEDPSRPGQYFYRNQFLPYQVRVESIRVRGAADVVLPVRESVYGPVISDALGIPQPLALRWTSLDAIDRTLEAFQGVNRARNWNEFTTALQGYVAPVQNFVYADVQGNIGYYAPGNLPIRQPGHTGLLPVPGTGEFDWQGFIPFNQLPQVFNPNSGFIVTANNRVAPSNYPYTISQEWAEPYRAERIRDLILSRERLSLNDMQAIQLDQTTLLYRDFRPILQQLQPILSNLNPLPTETLNWLNQLLAWDGNLRPDSRVGTVFEVWYNELTKFIARSIGLDVLEGNAQEPAPRFLLKALTQGDPSLGGSTTAALTLAALTLQQVVTRFGSSVPPWGEIHQVVFNHPVLPIRRQVAFGGDRYTINVGTYNSATLLMDRNGPIYRQLIDLSNLENSRYIFAIGQSGRLFSPYFDNLLPLWHRGQYLPMRTRNFPVATRLTLRPGSGLNLPTGVLPEDRLEAWVLSLAGPAIRAIVGLLT, from the coding sequence ATGCAACTTTATCAAAATGCTTTCAATTCCCTTGTTCAATCCAGCAACGGAACTTCACTGAGTACCCTGGCTGGACTGTCTGATTTACTGCGATCGGCAGATCAAGGCGTAGGGGGGGCAAGAGATCTGGTCCGGGATCTGGTATCCATCGTTGGCTTACGCTCATCCGCCGGGATCCCAGGGCTGACAGGTTCAGTCACTATTTCCCGTGAACCTTCGGGAATTATCCATATTCAGGCACAAAACGAGCATGATTTATTTTTCTCATTGGGGTTTATGCACGCGGGCGATCGCCTCTGGCAAATGGACTTTCAACGCCGGGCTACCCAGGGGCGGCTCTCAGAAGTAGCTGGCACAGCCACCCTCCAGCAGGATATTACCAGCCGCACCCTTGGACTCTACCAGGCAGCCGAATCTGCCTACAGCAACCTCACTCCCGCCATCCGCCAAATTGTAGACACCTACACTAACGGCATTAATACCTATCTCAACCTGAACCAGCCCCTGCCGCTGGAGTTTCAGGTGTTGAACTATCGCCCAGATCCCTGGCAACCCGTCGATGTTCTGGCAGCCGTTAAACTTCAGAGTCTGAGCCAGTCTGGCAACTTTCAATCCGAACTGTTGCGTTCCCGCCTGCTGTCACAGGGCCTGAGCTTCGAGCGGATTCAGGAAATCTTTCCGCCCTATACCGGAGATATCACCATCCTGCGCCCAGAGGATGTTGCCAGGATTCCCGGACTGGCTTCAGCCGCTCCAGGCAGCCCTGCCCTGCCGGAGGTTGATCTGTCGGCGCTGGCCCCCCCGATCAATGTCAGCGACGCCACCCTCGTATCCCTGCAAGAATTTAGCGCGACATTCTCTCCTTCCACCTTTGCGTCTAACAACTGGGTGGTGGCTGGTAACCGGACCACCACAGGTTTACCCTTCCTGGCAAACGATCCCCACATCAGTCTGCAAATTCCATCAGTCTGGTATGCTGCTCACTTGCAGTCGCCCACCTATGAGGCCATCGGGGCAACGTTTCCAGGCTTGCCGGGTGTGGTGATTGGGCGCAACAACTTCATTTCCTGGGGGATCACCAACACCCAGGCAGATGTGCAGGATCTCTATGCCCTGGTCGAAGACCCCAGCCGACCCGGTCAATACTTCTACCGCAATCAATTTCTTCCCTATCAGGTGCGCGTTGAAAGCATCCGGGTCCGGGGGGCGGCTGATGTGGTGCTGCCTGTCCGGGAAAGCGTTTATGGTCCGGTTATTTCCGATGCCCTGGGCATTCCGCAACCGCTGGCACTCCGCTGGACCAGCCTGGACGCCATCGATCGCACCCTGGAAGCGTTTCAGGGCGTCAACCGGGCACGTAACTGGAATGAGTTCACAACCGCCTTACAGGGGTATGTTGCTCCCGTCCAGAACTTTGTTTACGCGGATGTCCAGGGTAACATCGGCTATTATGCGCCTGGTAACCTGCCTATCCGCCAACCGGGTCATACGGGCTTGCTGCCTGTCCCCGGCACTGGTGAGTTTGACTGGCAGGGCTTTATTCCCTTTAATCAACTCCCTCAAGTATTCAACCCCAATTCTGGCTTTATTGTCACAGCTAACAACCGGGTGGCTCCTTCCAATTACCCCTACACAATCAGTCAGGAGTGGGCAGAACCCTATCGAGCAGAACGTATCCGTGACTTAATCCTGAGTCGGGAACGGCTGTCTCTGAACGATATGCAGGCGATTCAGCTTGACCAGACTACGCTGCTTTACCGTGATTTCAGACCAATCCTGCAACAGCTTCAGCCAATTTTAAGCAATCTGAATCCCCTACCGACTGAAACCCTCAACTGGCTCAATCAATTACTGGCATGGGACGGCAATCTTCGCCCCGATTCGCGGGTTGGAACCGTGTTTGAGGTCTGGTACAACGAATTGACAAAATTTATTGCCCGTTCCATTGGGCTGGACGTGCTGGAGGGCAATGCGCAGGAGCCAGCGCCCCGATTCTTGCTCAAAGCCCTGACCCAGGGAGATCCCAGCCTGGGAGGGTCGACAACGGCGGCCTTAACCCTGGCAGCCCTGACGCTGCAACAGGTTGTCACCCGATTTGGTAGTTCTGTTCCCCCCTGGGGAGAGATTCATCAGGTCGTGTTCAACCATCCCGTACTCCCCATTCGGCGGCAGGTGGCATTTGGGGGCGATCGCTACACCATTAATGTCGGCACTTATAATTCCGCTACCCTGTTAATGGATCGCAACGGCCCTATCTATCGCCAATTGATAGACCTGTCAAATCTGGAAAACTCGCGCTACATCTTTGCGATCGGTCAGTCGGGACGCCTTTTTTCGCCCTACTTTGACAATCTCCTGCCCCTCTGGCACCGAGGACAATACCTGCCCATGCGGACAAGAAACTTCCCGGTTGCCACCCGGCTGACCCTCAGACCCGGAAGTGGACTGAACCTGCCCACTGGCGTATTACCGGAGGATCGACTGGAAGCCTGGGTGCTGTCGCTCGCTGGACCCGCCATCCGGGCAATCGTTGGGTTGCTTACCTGA
- a CDS encoding tetratricopeptide repeat protein — MSQTVQIENATGITSFQKGLELSQLGEYEAAILWFDAAIQAQSDSYEVWMEKGTALINLGRQEEAIACFERAIACEPALPLAHYSLGWAAYVTRRYEQALTSFQQVLELQPDFPNVHYSLGLASYMTGRYSEAICHLQQVLSEQPDFADAWYTEGLVLYATGRFESAIKNFNKTLDLQPDSYEAYRGRADALRELGDYEAAIASYDKALGLKSDDAESWFQWAFCMKQLGRYREAVFGFDKALSFQPDDWRAWYHCGTCLMKQQNDEQAIASYDQTLKFEPNHYGAWFNRGVALKNLGQFEAAIASYDKAIELQPDDHKAWNNRGSALISLGQFEAAIASFQRVLEINPDDERAKQNLARATRHLTQRTTAAGS; from the coding sequence ATGAGCCAGACTGTCCAGATTGAGAATGCCACCGGTATTACCAGTTTTCAGAAGGGGTTGGAGTTAAGCCAGCTTGGAGAGTACGAAGCGGCAATTCTGTGGTTTGATGCAGCAATTCAGGCTCAGTCAGACAGCTACGAGGTCTGGATGGAAAAAGGGACTGCCTTGATTAACCTCGGTCGCCAGGAAGAAGCTATTGCCTGCTTTGAACGGGCGATCGCCTGTGAGCCAGCACTCCCTCTGGCCCACTACAGTCTTGGCTGGGCGGCCTATGTGACCCGTCGCTATGAACAGGCACTGACCAGTTTTCAGCAGGTCCTGGAACTTCAACCCGATTTTCCCAATGTCCATTACAGTCTGGGTCTGGCTTCCTACATGACCGGGCGCTATTCGGAGGCAATCTGCCATCTGCAACAAGTTTTGAGTGAGCAACCTGACTTTGCAGATGCCTGGTACACCGAAGGTCTGGTGCTCTACGCCACCGGGCGATTTGAGAGCGCCATCAAAAACTTCAACAAAACCCTGGATCTGCAACCCGATTCCTACGAAGCCTATCGGGGGCGGGCAGATGCTTTGCGAGAGTTAGGCGATTACGAGGCAGCGATCGCCAGCTATGACAAGGCCTTAGGACTCAAATCTGACGATGCCGAGTCCTGGTTTCAATGGGCCTTTTGTATGAAACAACTGGGGCGCTACCGGGAAGCCGTTTTTGGCTTCGACAAAGCATTGAGTTTTCAGCCCGACGATTGGCGTGCCTGGTACCATTGCGGCACCTGCCTGATGAAACAACAAAACGATGAGCAGGCGATCGCCAGTTACGACCAGACCCTTAAATTTGAGCCAAACCACTATGGTGCCTGGTTTAACCGGGGAGTGGCGCTGAAAAACCTGGGACAGTTTGAAGCAGCGATCGCCAGCTATGACAAAGCCATCGAACTTCAACCAGACGACCATAAAGCCTGGAACAACCGGGGCAGTGCCCTGATCAGCCTGGGACAGTTTGAAGCGGCGATCGCCAGCTTTCAGCGGGTTCTAGAAATTAACCCCGATGACGAGCGGGCCAAACAAAACCTTGCCAGAGCCACCCGCCATCTCACGCAGAGAACAACCGCTGCTGGATCATAA
- a CDS encoding universal stress protein has protein sequence MIEKILLADSGTGHSEEMLKALMEIPSIQRASVTVLHVVPDQVTAEAMTEKWEAGGRFLANAIQSLHLDPSKVNAVLRQGEPKDIVLKVADEVDADLIIMGSRGLARIVSILENSVSQYVFQLSSRPMLLVKDDIYVKRINRIMVAMDKSDSAKECLKLALFMLRDIKGGQLILSHVDPDQGSKHKELTGAEAERDPVLSPAVAEARRMGVSYRCITSTGRPGEEICRIAEEMNVDLLMLGSPDRRPSIAKALPDLDRLLGASLSDYVRVHANCPVLLARTEAA, from the coding sequence ATGATAGAAAAAATTCTTCTGGCGGATTCTGGTACTGGACACTCCGAAGAGATGCTCAAAGCTTTAATGGAAATCCCTTCAATCCAGCGGGCAAGTGTGACTGTTCTGCATGTGGTTCCAGATCAGGTCACGGCAGAGGCAATGACTGAGAAATGGGAAGCCGGGGGGCGTTTCCTGGCTAATGCCATCCAGTCTCTCCATCTGGATCCCAGCAAAGTCAACGCGGTTCTTCGCCAGGGGGAACCGAAAGACATTGTCCTCAAAGTGGCCGATGAAGTTGATGCTGACCTGATCATTATGGGTTCCCGTGGGTTAGCTCGCATTGTTTCTATTTTGGAAAACTCGGTTAGCCAGTATGTCTTTCAACTGTCGTCCCGACCGATGCTGCTGGTTAAAGATGACATTTACGTCAAGCGAATCAACCGCATCATGGTTGCGATGGACAAATCGGACTCCGCGAAGGAATGTCTCAAGCTTGCCCTGTTTATGCTGAGAGATATAAAGGGTGGGCAGCTTATCCTCAGCCACGTTGATCCGGACCAGGGGAGTAAGCACAAAGAACTGACGGGGGCTGAAGCTGAGCGTGATCCAGTTCTGTCCCCAGCCGTTGCCGAAGCCAGGCGCATGGGTGTGAGCTACCGCTGCATCACCAGTACGGGCAGACCCGGTGAGGAAATTTGTCGCATCGCGGAGGAAATGAACGTAGACCTGTTGATGCTGGGATCTCCCGATCGCCGTCCATCAATTGCGAAAGCCCTGCCGGATCTGGATCGTCTGTTGGGGGCTTCCCTTTCAGACTACGTTCGAGTCCATGCTAATTGTCCGGTGTTACTTGCCCGCACAGAAGCGGCCTAG
- a CDS encoding acyl-CoA thioesterase — translation MVNRPPKQPQLPPTSALENSLQATSMHWFEYPVTAYPHHTDYAGVVWHGTYVAWMEEARVECLRSIGVDYANLVAMGCEMPVVEFSIRYHQPVLMGMSAIVKTRMAEMTGVRINWDYQIQSVDGQMLFATAQVSLVAVDREKGKILRQLPPPVKEALAKLAAG, via the coding sequence ATGGTCAATCGTCCACCAAAACAACCCCAACTTCCTCCAACCAGCGCCCTTGAAAACAGTCTCCAGGCTACTTCGATGCACTGGTTTGAGTATCCGGTCACCGCCTACCCCCATCACACCGACTATGCAGGTGTGGTCTGGCATGGAACCTATGTTGCCTGGATGGAAGAAGCACGGGTGGAATGCCTGCGCTCAATTGGGGTTGATTACGCGAACCTGGTGGCAATGGGCTGTGAGATGCCTGTGGTTGAGTTTTCAATCCGTTACCATCAGCCGGTTTTAATGGGGATGAGTGCGATTGTCAAAACACGAATGGCGGAAATGACGGGAGTCCGTATCAACTGGGACTACCAGATTCAGTCTGTGGATGGGCAAATGTTATTTGCGACAGCCCAGGTTTCACTGGTTGCCGTAGATCGGGAGAAGGGCAAAATCCTGCGTCAATTGCCACCTCCCGTTAAGGAAGCGTTGGCGAAGTTAGCCGCGGGCTAG